A segment of the Devriesea agamarum genome:
ATCGCTCCACCCATGATGAGGTGTCCTTTCGTTGAGAACGTCAGCCGCATGCGGCGACCTACATTGTTCCATGTTTCGCTGAGGAACGTGACGCGCGACGCCCCGCACCCCAACGAGGAAGCATTGCCAGCGGTTATCACCAGCTTAGTCGCTGTGACGGGATGCCCCGTCCCGGGCTAGGGTCACGATCATGTTTCTGAAGCGGGTGGGCTCCATCACCTCGGCCTCGCCCCGTGCTTCTAAGATGGCGTCCGCTAATGCAGGCACGACGGGGCGTGATAGGAGAGCACAAACCGCCCCTTCATGGGGTCCTTCCACGACGTCGCGGATTTCCTGGGCGTTAAACGCATCCATAATCCATTGCGCTGACGGCCACAGCCGCACCCATACCTGGTCGATACCCTCCCGTGCCAGGTCGCCGAATGCGCTGGCTACGTCGGCGCGGCACCCAGCGTCTGAATGTGCCTGCGCCTCAGCGCCAGAAGGAATATCGACGGTGCAGATATCCAAGGCCCCACTGTCACAGCAGTGAGCATGGGCCCAGGTGTCGCTGTGAGTAGCTTCGCTGTCGCCGTCAGGGGCCTTGCTTCCGCCACAAAGAGTTCTACTAGAGCCGTTGACGACGGTGACAATCCGGTCGAGCCGAAACAGCCGATGTGCATTCTCTTGCGGGCACCCGTCACCCAAATCCGATGATCCTTCAGCTCCTGACGTACCCGTTAAAGAGCTGCGTACCAGTCGCGCTTTGACATAGGTGCGCCCGGCCTCCACTAGTACCTGCAGCGGTTGCACAGTGCGCCACTGGGCGCCGGCCTCTGTGGCGTTTGAGTAGAGGATACGAACACAGAGCTGCTCAGCCATAGCCTCTCTGATCTGTTCTAAAACTCGGTCAACACGCGAGGAGTTGAGCGGTGTGGATGGTGAAACGTCCCTGCTGCTGACCGGCTCATCAGCCCCCCAAGTCGCCTGCGCCGGCCTGTCGGTCGCGGTCTTAGGTTGTGGATGAGTGAGATCTCGCAGACGCTGTGCCAGTCTGTGAGCAACCTGTCGTTCCTGAGTCGATAGACCAGCCTCAATCGAGGCGAGTCCAGCTAGCAAGGCCGCCACCTCAACGTCACTGAGCCGCAACGGACGGGTTAGAGGATCGGCGTTGCGAATCCGAACCACTCCGCTTTCCCATTCAGCCTCGATCAGATCCTCCCAGCCATGCCCGAGGTCACCACACAGGAACAGAATTTCAAGGTCGGCAATTAACTGCTCCACGCTGATTCCAAAGACCTCAGCCATATCCTCGAGCTGCACCTCCCCTGTATGCAACTTCCGAGGCCAGCCGGGAGACCTGATCGACCCCGGTGGTTGGGACCCTCAGCGTGGGTCGAGGTCGAGCTCGCGTAGTGTCCCGCCACTGGGAATCAACCAGCTGCTCATGCTGATCAGCGATCCGGGACAAAACCCCGGCAATGTCCTCTCGCCAGGTATTCGGGGTTATCAACTGAGCCCAGCGCACTGAACTTAAGACCAGCGATACGGTGTGCCACCTGCTGGCCTCGGGTATGCAGAGTTCGCCGGTGACCGGGTCTAAACCTGTGCGATCTCTGAGATCGAGCAATTTATACGGAGCGATAGCGATCACAGTACGTCCGTATTCGTCCTGGGATACGCGGCGAATTGCATCGGTCACGGTGAGACCATCAGGACAGGTGGTACCCGATTTTCCACCAAAACGCGGGTAGCTTTCGATGCGGGAAACTCGGAAGGTCCGTTGTTCTTGCCGGTCCAGGTCGTAACCCACCACATACCAGTGTCCGGCATACAGTCCGGCAACCCATGGTTCCACCCGCCGCTCCTTGGCCTCGGAGGCTCCTGCGGTGCGGTACCGGAAGGTGAGGCGAACTCGGTTGGTCACAGCGGTCAGGATCGGACCGAGAACCGGGGAGGTCTCCAGCCGTCCATGCGGAACATGACGGGTTGGATCCATATCTGAGTTCTGCGACAGACCGCCCAGTGCCGCGAGTTTGGCGCGTGCCCGCAAGGCTGGTCCGGAGGTCCGCGCAAGGTCCCAGCTGCGTGACGCTAGCACGAGCAACGCGTACTCGGTGGAGTCCGGCTGAAAGTCATGAGCGGCGTATTTGGCTGGATCGAGGCGGTAGCGGGAGAGAGTGTCATCCCAAGGGTCTGTTTCAAGAACGAGCGGAAACCCCAGCGCAAGCACATCGCGTTTATCCCGTTCAAACATGCGCAACCGAGACGCATCATTTTCAGTAAGCAAATAGTCGGGAATTAACTCAAATATTTGCGCCCGGGTGAGACCGTGTTCGCTGGATCCCAGGGTCATCACGAGGTTCATCAGTCGCTCGACAGCGCGCCGTTCGCGTGGCGGAGCAGACGTCTTCTTCACGGCCGCGACCTCCCTAGCTCGTCAGTCACGCTCTCAGGGTATAGGCCCAGTACGCTGTGACACGTGATTCTGTGGGAGAACGGCGTTGTCATCGCCGCGCTAGATGGCTGGTCCGGGGTGCAACGTTTGCGGGTTCAAACCTCGCGGGGGGAGGTACGCGCCCTCGCGTACACGGCGATGTGTGGACTCGCCCAGCCTGGGGATGCGGTAGTGCTCAATGCAAATGCTCAGTGGCGAGGGCTTGGGACCGGTGGCGATGCGATGGTCGTTCATATTCCCGGCCGAGAACCAGAGTGGAACCCCGGTTCTGGACACATGATGAAAGCTCGGTACACCCCGCTGCAGATGATGGTCGATTCAGTTGATGACCCCGCATCGCCGCACCACTCAACTATTGCGCGTGCTCAGAGTGTCGGCGGTATGCCCGTGGTGGTGGCGGACTTGCACTCGTCGCTGGCCCCTATCGTGCTTGGAGTGCTCGATCAGCGCCCAGACGCCCGGATTGTCTA
Coding sequences within it:
- a CDS encoding WYL domain-containing transcriptional regulator, whose product is MAEVFGISVEQLIADLEILFLCGDLGHGWEDLIEAEWESGVVRIRNADPLTRPLRLSDVEVAALLAGLASIEAGLSTQERQVAHRLAQRLRDLTHPQPKTATDRPAQATWGADEPVSSRDVSPSTPLNSSRVDRVLEQIREAMAEQLCVRILYSNATEAGAQWRTVQPLQVLVEAGRTYVKARLVRSSLTGTSGAEGSSDLGDGCPQENAHRLFRLDRIVTVVNGSSRTLCGGSKAPDGDSEATHSDTWAHAHCCDSGALDICTVDIPSGAEAQAHSDAGCRADVASAFGDLAREGIDQVWVRLWPSAQWIMDAFNAQEIRDVVEGPHEGAVCALLSRPVVPALADAILEARGEAEVMEPTRFRNMIVTLARDGASRHSD
- a CDS encoding helix-turn-helix transcriptional regulator, whose translation is MKKTSAPPRERRAVERLMNLVMTLGSSEHGLTRAQIFELIPDYLLTENDASRLRMFERDKRDVLALGFPLVLETDPWDDTLSRYRLDPAKYAAHDFQPDSTEYALLVLASRSWDLARTSGPALRARAKLAALGGLSQNSDMDPTRHVPHGRLETSPVLGPILTAVTNRVRLTFRYRTAGASEAKERRVEPWVAGLYAGHWYVVGYDLDRQEQRTFRVSRIESYPRFGGKSGTTCPDGLTVTDAIRRVSQDEYGRTVIAIAPYKLLDLRDRTGLDPVTGELCIPEASRWHTVSLVLSSVRWAQLITPNTWREDIAGVLSRIADQHEQLVDSQWRDTTRARPRPTLRVPTTGVDQVSRLASEVAYRGGAARGYG